The Tautonia marina genomic interval TCCCGGCAAACAGAGTTTGAATCCATCCCTCCCGAATCAACCGCGCGACATGCCCGGCCGACCCCGTATGCACGATCGCCGGCCCGCCGACCAGGAGCACCTTCTTCCCTGCCGCCCGAGTCGCTCGAATCGACTCGGCCACGCTTCGCAGGCTCACCGCCTTCGGCTTCTCGCTGGAAACGCTCGAACTCATGAAGGCGAAGGGACTGGACTCCCTCGGGCGCTCCATCGGCAGGACGCGAACACCATCGTGGCCTACCACGATCGGCATTCCCATCGAGACATCCGCCATCGGAATGCAGCGAGCCGACGAACCTTCCGCGTCAATCGTGATGCCGCAATCCATCTCCTGATCGGCCACGTCGATCCATCGCCCGCCGATCCGAACCTGGGTCGGCTGGTTCGTCGTGCTGTAGAACCCTTCGGGGAAGGCCCCGGTCACGTCGGCCGGTTCGATCCGAGCATCCTCGGGGTGCAACGGCCAGGCACCATGCTCGATCACGTCTCCGACAATCTCGTCCAGTCGATCGGCCGTCTCGGCCCTGACCGCGATGACCGCGCGGCTCGGATCGACGCGGCGGGTGCCGATCGTGCACTCGCGGATCTCGAACGTGCCGCCCATCTGAAGGATCCGGTCAAGGATCTTCGGCAACAGGAGCGAATCGACAATATGGCCCCGAACCTCGACTTCTTCGATCGGGCCGGTCTCTCCAGGGTTCACCTCGGTGGGATCCATGACCGTCAGACTCCTTCGGGTTCCTGGAAGACCGCTCGCTCTCGACACGGGCGCAGAGAAATGTTGAGGTCCTGGAATGCGGAATCAACGGGGCTCTTACCCAAGCTTACGAGCCGAATCGTCACCTTAACCGGAAGAACCGGCAGTGGATTGCCAAATTCTTGGTTCCAGGCTCCGAGAACCACTCATTTCAATGGAATCGTTGAAGCAGGTCGGACGCTTCAACCTTCCGATCAAGCCCTCTCGCAAAGAGTCGATCGTTCCATTGAACCGATGAGGAGTCGCGTCGATGAAGCTTACCGAATTCTACCAAGAGGTTGCCCGTCGGGCCGACACGCCGAAGGTCCAGATCAACGCCGCCGACGTCAGTCGAGTCCTCTCGGTCATGTTCGACATTCTGGAAGATCTCAAGCCGGCGGAGGCCTTCGACCTCATCTCCAAGGGGCTCGCCTCGGCCGAGAAGCGACGGCGTTGACGCATTCGAGACGCGGCCGGGTACGACGATCGCTCGGCCGCATCTCACACACGTCCGCGTCTTACTTCAGAAGACTGCGGCGAAGCACCTCACCTGCCTGTTCGAATTCCGGCTGCCAGTGAATCTCTGGCTGACCGTTCTTCAGGCAATCACGAAGCTTCTCCAGCGTGTTGCGTGCCATATGAGGGCACAGGTTGCACGCGCAGGTGATTCCAGGAGCGGGCAGGTAGGTGTGCCGCGGCACGGCATGTTGCAACTGCCAGAGCATGTTGGCCTCGGTGGCCACGATGAACTCCGTCGGATCAGGGAAACCCTCGACGAAGCGGATCATGGCCTCGGTTCCGCCGATATAATCGGCATGTTCCCGAATATTCACCGGGCATTCGGGGTGGGCGATCGTCTTCGCGTCGGGCTGGCGGCGTTTGATCTTCAGCAAATCGCCTACGCTGAAGACTTCGTGAACCATGCACGCCCCTTCCCAGAGAATCATCTTCCGACCCGTGACCTCCTCCAGATACGAGCCGAGATGCCGGTCGGGAGCGAACAGGATCTCAACATCCTCCGGAATCTTGCGGACGATCTCCTCGGCATTGCCCGAGGTCACGATCCAGTCCGACAGCGCCTTGACCGCAGCCGAACTGTTGATGTAAGTGACCGTCTGAAAATGCCTTCCGGCGGCCCGAAGTGCATCTTGCCGACGCTTCAGGAGCGGAGCCGGACAACTGTCGGCCAGACTACAGCCGGCTTGAAGGTCGGGCAGCAACACACGCTTCTCGGGGTTCAGCATCTTGGCCGTTTCGGCCATGAAGTGAACGCCGCAAAAGACAATCGTGCCCGTGTCGACTGTGGTTGCGGCTCGGGCGAGCTTCAGGCTATCGCCGGTGAAGTCGGCCAGTTCCTGAATCTCGCCGTCCTGGTAGTAGTGCGCCAGGATCGTCGCGTCCTTCTCGACCTTCAGGGCCTCGATTTCGTCATAAATATCGATCGATGTGGCAGGCAAGGTTGGATTTCCTTGTTTTTAACGTGGCGGAGGAAGAACCCACGAACCGGCCGGTCCTTTCGTTCCGGCGGACAGGTGTTCCAACTTCTACGACACCCAGGGGTGCTCGGTTCATTATGGGCGATCGATGAAAGTCGTGCGAGGTCTTTCCCTCCTCCCTTGACTCCACTCCCTCCTGAGAGAAGCCAACGAGGCGGACTTTGAGCGTCTGGATGGCTCGCGCTGGCTCGCCGATCGAACCGCACTTGGTCCCTACGGGAATGTTCTGAATCCCGAGAATCAACCCCAATCCAGGGTCGGTTGTTCGGGTCGTACGGGCCTTCGGGTTGACCACCGAAAACCGCATCACGGGAGGCGAAAGCCGGTCCTCACCAGAGACGATCTCTAGCAACAATCACGACCGATCGTGTGAGCGGATCGGCAGAATTTCCTTAAGAGACCCCCAGAGAGGACCACCAACGTGCTCTTGCCCTGGATGAAGCGGCGTTGGATGTTCTGGCTGTTGTTGACGACGGTCGGAGCGTTGGCCTGGGATGCGTCGACCGCCCTCGCGGGCTCGAACTCTCGACGCACGCCTCTGGTCGAAGCGATCGAACGGTCGCTCCCCGCAGTCGTCAACATTACCAGCGAGAAGCGAGCGGCCTCGAATAGCCGTTGGCCCTTTTCTCCCGAGGAAAACCGCCGACCTTTGGTCAGTGGCATGGGAACCGGGGTCATCCTGGATGAGCGCGGCTTTATCCTGACGAACCAGCACGTCGTGGATAAGGTTCAGGACATCCGCGTCTATCTGGCCGATGGCTCCTCCTATCCGGCGCAGGTCCTCCAGGAAGACCGGTCGATGGACCTGGCCTTGCTGAAAGTGGATGCCGGTCGATCCTTGCCGGCCATCACCATCGGGACCTCGTCCGATCTAATGATCGGGGAAACCGTGATCACGATCGGCAACGCCTTCGGATACGAAAACACGACGTCAACCGGCATCATCAGCGCACTCGGTCGAAACGTCACCCTGGCCGATGATCAGGTCTATCGCAATCTGATCCAGACCGACGCCGGGATCAATCCCGGCAACTCGGGCGGCCCGCTGATCAACATCGATGGTGAACTCATCGGGATCAACGTGGCAACCCGAGCCGGTGCCCAGGGAATCGGCTTCGCCCTTCCGATCGACGACGTGAAGCCCGTCGCGGCCGAAATGCTCAGTACCCGAAACCTGTCGGGATCGTGGCATGGGTTGATTACCGCCGAGCGAATCATCGACGGAGTTCGTCGTGTCGTGGTTTCGTCGATCGAAGGTGGAAGCCCAGCCGAGGCCGCCGGCCTGAAGCCCGGGGACCGTCTTGTTCAGGTCAACAGACTCGATGTCACCAATCCGATTGACCTGGAACGAGCCTTGCTCGATGCGGGCCAGAACACCCCGACGCCCCTCATCGTCGAGCGTGGCGGAAATCGGCAGGAACTCGCGTTGAAGCTTCGGCCGATCAACTCCTTGAATCGTCAGACAGTTGCCGCTCCCAGTGCCGAGGATCAACTCTGGCGATTGCTCGGTCTGAAGACGCAGCACGTTTCGGAAGAATACGTTGCGATCGCCTCGACAAAGCTCCGAGGAGGACTCTACGTCCGAGAGATTCTCCCCGGTGGCCTGGCCGACCGCGCCGCGATTCGACCGGGAGACATCCTCGTCGGCATGCATGTCGGCGACCGCCATCTTGAAACGATCCGGCCCGACAACATTCTGTACATCCTCCGACAGGCTGAGTCAGCTGGTTCTCAGGCTGTTCCGTACTACATTGTAAGACAAAGCATTCTCCACCAGGGAACGCTCAGCCTTTCCGAGATTTACCAGGCACAGGCCGAGGGCTCGACGCTCCGGTAACGGTTGGCAACGATTCCTCGATCCGAAGCGCCGGGAGGCGGGAGACCTGGGTCCTCCCGCCTCTCGGCGTTTTGCTTGGAGGAGCGTCGTCGATCGGCTATGGTGAAGCACCCGATCGACCCCCGAGACGTTTCATGCAAATCGTCGTTGCTCCCGACAAGTTCAAGGGCAGTCTCTCAGCCGTCGAGGCTTCCCGAGCGATGGCTCGCGGACTCCTTCGCGCCTGTCCTTCGGCCATTGTGGACGAAATTCCCATGGCCGACGGTGGTGAAGGGACGGTTGAAGCCCTCGTCACCGCCACGCAGGGCTCGTTTCGGATGATCGAGGTCAGCGGCCCGCTTGGGGAATCGTGTCAGGCGCGTTTCGGCCTCTCCGGAGACGGCCGCACGGCGTTCCTCGAAATGGCCGCCGCGTCTGGTCTTGTCCTCGTTCCCGACTCGCAGCGCGATCCGACCCTCACGACCACTCGCGGCACCGGAGATCTGATCCGAGCCGCCCTCGATCTCGGAGTCGATCGCATCGTCCTCGGGATCGGCGGCAGTGCCACGAATGACGGAGGCGCGGGAATGGCCCAGGCCATCGGTTTCCGTCTCCTCGACGCCGACGGACACGATCTCCCTCCCGGTGGCGGCCCGCTCGATCGGCTTGATCGGATTGATTCTTCGAAGCGCGATCGTCGACTCGATCAGGTCGAACTGGCGGTCGCCTGCGATGTGACCAACCCTCTCTGCGGCCCCAACGGGGCCTCGGCCGTCTACGGTCCACAGAAAGGGGCCAATGCGGTGATGGTCCAGCAACTCGACCACAACCTCGCTCGGCTTGCCGAGGTGATCGCCCGCGATCTCGGCCGCTCCGTGGACGATCTGCCCGGAGCCGGAGCTGCCGGAGGGCTCGGCGCGGGGCTTGTCGCCTTCGCCGGAGGGACTCTCCAACGCGGGGTTGATCTCATCGCTCGGACGGTCGGCCTCGCCGATCGCCTCAAAAGCGCGGATCTCTGCTTTACCGCCGAAGGCTCCCTCGACGCGCAAACCTCACATGGCAAAACCATCGCCGGCGTCGCCCGAACGGCGTCCGAGTACGGATGCCCGGTCCTCGCAATCGCCGGCGGCATCCAACCCGGAGCCGAGGTTTTGCTCGATCAAGGCGTCTCCGCCTACTTCAGCCTGTGCGACCGCCCGATGAGCCTCGACGATGCCATCGCCCATGCCTCCCCGCTCCTCGAACGAGCCACTGAACAAGCCGTTCGAGCGTTCCTGGCGGGGCGGGCCCGCCCCTGAGAGAGGCTGACCATGAGCGATGCACCGATCGGCGAATTTGAATTGATCCGACGCATTCAGCAACGGGCCACGTCCCATCCGAACGTGATTCTCGGAATTGGTGACGACGCTGCTCTCCTCCGTCCTCCCGGCAACGATGTTCCCATCGTCGTCACGACCGACATGCTTCTCGACGGCCGCCACTTCTTGCTGGCCGAGCACGGGGCAGAAGCCGTCGGTTACAAAAGCCTGGCCGTGAATCTCTCAGACATCGCCGCGATGGCAGCTCGACCGGTCGCGGCTTTCGTCTCGGTTGCTTTTCCTCGACATCAGGCCGCGTCAATCGCCGACGGATTGATGCGTGGGATGGCCCCACTGGCTGATCGATTCGGCGTTGCCCTCGCCGGGGGCGACACGAACGCCTGGGATGGACCGCTCGTGGTTTGCGTCACCGTCACCGGCGAGGCCGTTCCGCCCGGCCCGATCCTTCGTTCCGGGGCCAGGGTCGGCAATGCCGTTCTCGTCACCGGGCCCCTCGGCGGCAGCCTTCTCGGCCGTCATCTACACCCAGAGCCGCGAATCGTCGAAGCGCTCGCACTGATCGAGCGCACACCCTTGCATGCTTTAGTTGACCTCTCCGATGGCCTCGCTTCGGATCTGGGTCATATTCTTGAGCAAAGCGGCGGCCTCGGCGCGACGATCGACGCCGATGCCATCCCGATCCACCCCGACGCGCAAACCCTCGCCCATCGTTCCGGCCGTTCCCCCCTCGAACACGCCCTGGCCGACGGTGAGGATTTCGAGCTTTGTCTGGTGGTCGCTCCCGAGTCTGCGGATGACTTGCTGGCCTCGCCTCCTCCGGGCATGCGGCTGCACCGGGTCGGAACCATCGACTCCGAACCCGGCCTGAGACTTCGCCATCTCAACGCCCCGACCGAGTCGGTTTCGATCAAAGGCTTCGACCACCTTGTCTCTGATGAGTAACCACCCAATGCACATTCACCTCGGTGCAAGCGCCTTGATGGTCG includes:
- a CDS encoding ornithine cyclodeaminase; the protein is MDPTEVNPGETGPIEEVEVRGHIVDSLLLPKILDRILQMGGTFEIRECTIGTRRVDPSRAVIAVRAETADRLDEIVGDVIEHGAWPLHPEDARIEPADVTGAFPEGFYSTTNQPTQVRIGGRWIDVADQEMDCGITIDAEGSSARCIPMADVSMGMPIVVGHDGVRVLPMERPRESSPFAFMSSSVSSEKPKAVSLRSVAESIRATRAAGKKVLLVGGPAIVHTGSAGHVARLIREGWIQTLFAGNALATHDIEQAFYNTSLGVDLEQGEAIEHGHENHLRAINTIRRIGGIRQAVETGRLTSGIMFECVKAGADVVLAGSIRDDGPLPDVMTDTLEAQRAMRAACKGVGFALLIASALHGIATGNLLPASVQVVCVDINPATVTKLADRGTFQTIGMVTDVEPFLRSLALELTGA
- the nadA gene encoding quinolinate synthase NadA, which codes for MPATSIDIYDEIEALKVEKDATILAHYYQDGEIQELADFTGDSLKLARAATTVDTGTIVFCGVHFMAETAKMLNPEKRVLLPDLQAGCSLADSCPAPLLKRRQDALRAAGRHFQTVTYINSSAAVKALSDWIVTSGNAEEIVRKIPEDVEILFAPDRHLGSYLEEVTGRKMILWEGACMVHEVFSVGDLLKIKRRQPDAKTIAHPECPVNIREHADYIGGTEAMIRFVEGFPDPTEFIVATEANMLWQLQHAVPRHTYLPAPGITCACNLCPHMARNTLEKLRDCLKNGQPEIHWQPEFEQAGEVLRRSLLK
- a CDS encoding trypsin-like peptidase domain-containing protein, translated to MLLPWMKRRWMFWLLLTTVGALAWDASTALAGSNSRRTPLVEAIERSLPAVVNITSEKRAASNSRWPFSPEENRRPLVSGMGTGVILDERGFILTNQHVVDKVQDIRVYLADGSSYPAQVLQEDRSMDLALLKVDAGRSLPAITIGTSSDLMIGETVITIGNAFGYENTTSTGIISALGRNVTLADDQVYRNLIQTDAGINPGNSGGPLINIDGELIGINVATRAGAQGIGFALPIDDVKPVAAEMLSTRNLSGSWHGLITAERIIDGVRRVVVSSIEGGSPAEAAGLKPGDRLVQVNRLDVTNPIDLERALLDAGQNTPTPLIVERGGNRQELALKLRPINSLNRQTVAAPSAEDQLWRLLGLKTQHVSEEYVAIASTKLRGGLYVREILPGGLADRAAIRPGDILVGMHVGDRHLETIRPDNILYILRQAESAGSQAVPYYIVRQSILHQGTLSLSEIYQAQAEGSTLR
- a CDS encoding glycerate kinase; this encodes MQIVVAPDKFKGSLSAVEASRAMARGLLRACPSAIVDEIPMADGGEGTVEALVTATQGSFRMIEVSGPLGESCQARFGLSGDGRTAFLEMAAASGLVLVPDSQRDPTLTTTRGTGDLIRAALDLGVDRIVLGIGGSATNDGGAGMAQAIGFRLLDADGHDLPPGGGPLDRLDRIDSSKRDRRLDQVELAVACDVTNPLCGPNGASAVYGPQKGANAVMVQQLDHNLARLAEVIARDLGRSVDDLPGAGAAGGLGAGLVAFAGGTLQRGVDLIARTVGLADRLKSADLCFTAEGSLDAQTSHGKTIAGVARTASEYGCPVLAIAGGIQPGAEVLLDQGVSAYFSLCDRPMSLDDAIAHASPLLERATEQAVRAFLAGRARP
- a CDS encoding thiamine-phosphate kinase — encoded protein: MSDAPIGEFELIRRIQQRATSHPNVILGIGDDAALLRPPGNDVPIVVTTDMLLDGRHFLLAEHGAEAVGYKSLAVNLSDIAAMAARPVAAFVSVAFPRHQAASIADGLMRGMAPLADRFGVALAGGDTNAWDGPLVVCVTVTGEAVPPGPILRSGARVGNAVLVTGPLGGSLLGRHLHPEPRIVEALALIERTPLHALVDLSDGLASDLGHILEQSGGLGATIDADAIPIHPDAQTLAHRSGRSPLEHALADGEDFELCLVVAPESADDLLASPPPGMRLHRVGTIDSEPGLRLRHLNAPTESVSIKGFDHLVSDE